From one Myxococcus xanthus genomic stretch:
- a CDS encoding helix-turn-helix domain-containing protein translates to MPPDPPDASTVSGHLQGLARRIRTLRERRGLTQEDFAARCGISVSFASLLERGERSPSYETLLQVAAALQLPLWELLRLEDTQDAGVHRLEAFVRGRGLARVDVDRLLSVAEVMFNEPTRATEDIQAVRPEPARCGEPGCEKPVLARGLCAAHYHRERRRKAASPGTGGT, encoded by the coding sequence ATGCCGCCCGATCCGCCGGACGCTTCCACCGTGAGTGGACACCTCCAGGGACTGGCCCGGCGCATCCGGACACTGCGGGAGCGGCGGGGACTCACCCAGGAGGACTTCGCCGCCCGCTGCGGCATCTCCGTGTCCTTCGCGTCCCTGCTGGAGCGAGGCGAGCGCAGCCCCAGCTACGAGACGCTGCTCCAGGTGGCCGCCGCGCTCCAGCTCCCACTGTGGGAACTCTTGCGGCTGGAGGACACGCAGGACGCGGGTGTCCACCGGCTGGAGGCCTTCGTCCGGGGGCGCGGCCTGGCTCGCGTGGACGTGGACCGGTTGCTGTCGGTGGCGGAGGTGATGTTCAACGAGCCCACGCGGGCAACGGAGGACATCCAGGCCGTCCGGCCGGAGCCTGCCCGCTGCGGCGAGCCCGGCTGTGAGAAGCCAGTGCTCGCCCGGGGCCTGTGCGCCGCCCATTACCACCGCGAGCGGCGCAGGAAGGCCGCCAGTCCAGGGACTGGCGGCACCTGA
- a CDS encoding beta-ketoacyl synthase N-terminal-like domain-containing protein, which translates to MRRVGIFGWGVVAPRSRNIEAFERNLSSSESWLSPFNGFGPDNFLVGMPEFDLADYKPWIDARFPGSRFSQLERKMGQPTQFAIGAFIQSLAQNPGLEQELQALGPRAHVYVGTGLGDLPTIRSISLDLYRAQRRWDRFWSAPERNGALRKWRETQEPLPGLPPEPSTVDEATRDEAEDAWWHFWAGRSPELREYLDELREIEAIGVPEDGDVESAKLAVIKEKRTRNARLQKKWMSPEPPWNAVSSNVLWNIHNTPASQISMMGRITGMTFAPVAACSSFGYGLRLAINAIQLGQAKAVVMGMTDPPPMPLTVGGFYNARVISADASISKPLTALRGTHIAGGSVVWVLGDLEHFTAKGFKPLGMEPIAVGVTADADHIITPSKEGPTLAIREALAAAGCAPEDMGSWDLHATATPGDYLEVQNLRDVLPEQVLITARKGTFGHGMSAGGGWELTAQYLGYGQGKVFPTPLKEAELNKQISRVHGRFVFDEAVEAPAGCAGKLSMGVGGINACVISRPWSK; encoded by the coding sequence GTGCGCAGAGTAGGCATCTTCGGCTGGGGCGTGGTCGCCCCCCGGTCCAGGAACATCGAGGCGTTCGAGCGCAACCTCTCGTCGTCCGAAAGCTGGCTGTCCCCCTTCAACGGCTTCGGCCCCGACAACTTCCTCGTCGGCATGCCGGAGTTCGACCTGGCCGACTACAAGCCGTGGATTGACGCGCGCTTCCCAGGCAGCCGCTTCTCGCAGCTCGAGCGGAAGATGGGTCAGCCGACCCAGTTCGCCATTGGCGCCTTCATCCAGTCCCTGGCGCAGAACCCGGGCCTGGAGCAGGAACTGCAGGCGCTGGGGCCCCGCGCGCACGTCTACGTGGGCACCGGCCTGGGCGACCTGCCCACCATCCGCTCCATCTCCCTGGACCTGTACCGCGCGCAGCGCCGGTGGGACCGCTTCTGGTCCGCGCCGGAGCGCAACGGCGCCCTGCGGAAGTGGCGTGAGACGCAGGAGCCGCTGCCTGGCCTTCCGCCGGAGCCGTCCACGGTGGACGAGGCCACGCGCGACGAGGCCGAGGACGCGTGGTGGCACTTCTGGGCGGGCCGCTCGCCGGAGCTGCGCGAGTACCTGGACGAGCTGCGCGAAATCGAAGCCATTGGCGTGCCCGAGGATGGCGACGTGGAGTCCGCCAAGCTGGCCGTCATCAAGGAGAAGCGCACGCGCAACGCCCGGCTCCAGAAGAAGTGGATGTCGCCGGAGCCGCCGTGGAACGCCGTGTCCTCCAACGTGCTGTGGAACATCCACAACACGCCGGCCTCGCAGATTTCGATGATGGGCCGCATCACCGGCATGACGTTCGCCCCGGTGGCCGCGTGCTCGTCGTTCGGCTACGGCCTGCGGCTGGCCATCAACGCGATTCAACTGGGCCAGGCGAAGGCCGTCGTCATGGGTATGACGGACCCGCCGCCGATGCCGCTCACGGTGGGCGGCTTCTACAACGCCCGCGTCATCTCCGCGGACGCCTCCATCTCCAAGCCCCTCACCGCGCTGCGCGGGACGCACATCGCGGGCGGCTCGGTGGTGTGGGTGCTGGGTGACTTGGAGCACTTCACGGCCAAGGGCTTCAAGCCGCTGGGCATGGAGCCCATCGCGGTGGGCGTCACCGCGGACGCCGACCACATCATCACCCCGTCCAAGGAAGGCCCCACGCTGGCCATCCGCGAGGCCCTGGCCGCGGCCGGCTGCGCCCCGGAGGACATGGGCAGCTGGGACTTGCACGCCACCGCCACCCCGGGTGACTACCTGGAGGTCCAGAACCTGCGCGACGTGCTGCCCGAGCAGGTGCTGATTACGGCGCGCAAGGGCACCTTCGGCCACGGCATGTCCGCCGGCGGCGGCTGGGAGCTGACGGCGCAGTACCTGGGCTACGGCCAGGGCAAGGTGTTCCCCACGCCGCTGAAGGAAGCGGAGCTCAACAAGCAGATTTCCCGCGTGCACGGCCGCTTCGTCTTCGACGAAGCCGTCGAGGCGCCCGCGGGCTGCGCGGGCAAGCTGTCCATGGGCGTGGGCGGCATCAACGCCTGCGTCATCTCCCGCCCCTGGTCGAAGTAG
- a CDS encoding glutamine amidotransferase, with product MNSPTFNAWKLVTLSPLPPWALVLLALGLVLGVALAAWGVRREPSRGRRVLLWALRVGAGVAALFFLLEPGIRHLQVARMKNRVAVLVDRSASMSFPAEVGGRSRSEEVAAFLERAAPRLAELQDRFTVELYGFDPELAPATPETLMTPARAGTTDLLSAVRAAAGAGQGSRKLSGVLLFSDGADNTELKAGVVGRARAALADLNVPVSTFTVGQETLKDVAVEGLKVDDFAFVRNSLTVEVEIHGRGFAGQDIPVVLSQEGKTVASKVVRMESADDVKPVAFTFTPDQTGRFVYTVTVPTFPGEAVADNNTRSFTLKVIRDRVRVLLVVGRPSWDERYLRGLLRQDANVDLVSFYILRTLSDDPGVVNDQRELSLIPFPMEEIFDTKLDTFDVVIFQNFGHADPSLSIAEYERNLERYVHNGGAFVMIGGDSVLGEGRATMPTLMEALPVAAAGPANLDAFKPRLTPEGLRHPVTGIGMGAASTEAAWAELPPIPGANLTQARPGATVLLDHPHLTVGGKNAPLVAVWDYGRGRSLVMATDASWYWAFAAHKHGSPSRAYDRFWGNALRWLVRDPDLTTLKVTADPPSVEPGRPVGVVVQARMADYQPAQDAQVRVELFSVATQKPVAVQTGTTGTDGVVRLEFEPPAPGPYKLLASAKKGETDLGKGEDAVAVRAVGPELSDASVRPELMAQIAKETGGKSYTLPQDGLPDVPLLDPPVVEVGRARDQPLWDRWYYLVALIALLGAEWFARRRFGYV from the coding sequence ATGAATTCCCCCACGTTCAACGCCTGGAAGCTCGTCACCCTCTCGCCATTGCCACCGTGGGCGCTGGTCCTGCTCGCCCTGGGGTTGGTGCTGGGCGTGGCGCTGGCCGCCTGGGGCGTGCGCCGGGAGCCTTCGCGCGGGCGCCGGGTCCTGCTCTGGGCCCTGCGTGTCGGCGCCGGCGTGGCCGCGCTCTTCTTCCTGCTGGAGCCCGGCATCCGTCACCTGCAGGTGGCGCGCATGAAGAACCGCGTCGCGGTGCTGGTGGACCGCTCCGCGTCCATGAGCTTCCCCGCGGAGGTGGGAGGACGCTCGCGCTCCGAGGAAGTGGCCGCGTTCCTGGAACGGGCCGCGCCGCGCCTGGCGGAGCTGCAGGACCGCTTCACGGTGGAGCTGTACGGCTTCGACCCGGAGCTGGCGCCGGCGACGCCGGAGACGCTGATGACGCCCGCGCGCGCGGGCACCACGGACCTGCTCTCGGCGGTGCGCGCCGCGGCGGGGGCGGGGCAGGGCTCGCGCAAGCTGTCCGGGGTGCTGCTGTTCAGCGACGGCGCGGACAACACCGAGCTCAAGGCGGGCGTGGTGGGCCGGGCGCGCGCGGCGCTGGCGGACCTGAACGTCCCCGTCTCCACCTTCACCGTGGGGCAGGAGACGCTGAAGGACGTCGCCGTGGAGGGGCTGAAGGTGGATGACTTCGCCTTCGTGCGCAACTCGCTGACCGTGGAGGTGGAGATTCACGGCCGCGGCTTCGCGGGGCAGGACATCCCCGTGGTGCTGAGTCAGGAAGGCAAGACGGTCGCCAGCAAGGTGGTGCGGATGGAGTCCGCGGACGACGTGAAGCCCGTGGCCTTCACCTTCACCCCGGACCAGACGGGGCGCTTCGTCTACACGGTGACGGTGCCCACCTTCCCGGGCGAGGCCGTGGCGGACAACAACACGCGCTCCTTCACGCTGAAGGTGATTCGGGACCGCGTGCGCGTGCTGCTGGTGGTGGGACGGCCCTCCTGGGACGAGCGCTACCTGCGTGGCCTCTTGCGCCAGGACGCCAACGTGGACCTGGTGTCCTTCTACATCCTGCGCACGCTGTCGGACGACCCGGGCGTGGTGAACGACCAGCGCGAGCTGTCCCTCATCCCGTTCCCCATGGAGGAGATTTTCGACACGAAGCTGGACACCTTCGACGTCGTCATCTTCCAGAACTTCGGGCACGCGGACCCGTCGCTCTCCATCGCCGAGTACGAGCGCAACCTGGAGCGCTACGTCCACAACGGCGGCGCCTTCGTGATGATTGGCGGCGACAGTGTGCTGGGCGAAGGCCGCGCCACCATGCCCACGCTGATGGAGGCGCTGCCCGTGGCGGCCGCGGGCCCCGCCAACCTGGACGCCTTCAAGCCGCGCCTGACGCCCGAGGGGCTGCGCCACCCGGTGACGGGCATTGGCATGGGCGCCGCCAGTACGGAGGCCGCGTGGGCGGAGCTGCCGCCCATCCCTGGCGCCAACCTGACGCAGGCGCGTCCGGGGGCCACGGTGCTGCTGGACCACCCGCACCTGACGGTGGGCGGGAAGAACGCGCCGCTGGTGGCCGTGTGGGACTACGGCCGGGGCCGCTCGCTGGTGATGGCCACGGACGCCTCCTGGTACTGGGCCTTCGCGGCGCACAAGCACGGCTCGCCCAGCCGCGCGTATGACCGCTTCTGGGGCAATGCGCTGCGGTGGCTGGTGAGGGACCCGGACCTGACGACGCTGAAGGTGACGGCGGACCCGCCGTCCGTGGAGCCGGGCCGGCCCGTGGGCGTCGTGGTGCAGGCGCGGATGGCGGACTACCAGCCGGCGCAGGACGCGCAGGTGCGGGTGGAGCTCTTCTCCGTCGCCACGCAGAAGCCGGTGGCGGTGCAGACGGGCACCACGGGGACGGACGGCGTGGTGCGGCTGGAGTTCGAGCCCCCCGCGCCCGGGCCCTACAAGCTGCTGGCCTCCGCGAAGAAGGGCGAGACGGACCTGGGCAAGGGCGAGGACGCGGTGGCCGTGCGCGCCGTGGGGCCCGAGCTGTCGGACGCGTCCGTGCGGCCGGAGTTGATGGCGCAGATTGCGAAGGAGACGGGCGGCAAGTCATACACGCTGCCGCAGGACGGCCTTCCGGATGTGCCGCTGCTGGACCCGCCGGTGGTGGAGGTGGGCCGCGCCAGGGACCAGCCGCTGTGGGACCGCTGGTACTACCTGGTGGCGCTCATCGCGCTGCTGGGCGCGGAGTGGTTCGCCCGCCGGCGCTTCGGCTACGTGTGA
- a CDS encoding DEAD/DEAH box helicase, with protein sequence MSDIQEPNAPGSPAPDEAPTRPAEYIADIGFDDMNLSEPIRLALAERGYTNPTPVQARAFRPAIEGKDLIVRSKTGTGKTAAFGLPLLEKIPADERRVRALILCPTRELALQVADELKMLAKHKGLKIAAIYGGASMKQQEDALEEGTPIIVGTPGRVFDHINRGNLKLDACDHAVLDEADEMLNQGFYEEVTRILDRLPKTRQVLLFSATVPTDIQNLIARYTTNAETLLLSGDVFTVEHIHHIRYDVSDAFPKPRNLIYVLEKEEPQNAIIFCNTRDDTALVTAVLNRNGFDAELLNGDLPQKERERVMGKVKRGEVAFMVATDIAARGIDISGLEYVINYSLPEDPAVYLHRVGRTGRIGNKGTAINLFSGRELATYTSLEKKYGIKFDKREMPAPEEAMRLWTERHVREIQEAAGGSVFEGFLPLAAQLKPRADADDLIAFLLKYFFSHLRMEKAAAAMAAEGREPPQERKFESREGGRRERGERKERGERRDRERDDRREKRGESSERERERRPRRDDARRERGAESGRGAAALEAGPGEAKLWVNLGTADGLGPGSIATALEDAGAPVGKVVRAELRPTFAYVFVAEEDAAAFETINGKQHGAKTLRVEKSKPRTERDATPRPPPSPDAGPGEAKLWINLGMDDGMDEAKLPAALEAAGAPAGKVLRTLLRPTYGYAYVAEEDAPGFEAVNGKPHGEKALKVERHRPRGARPERRPRTEALPEVPGQTRLWVGLGKQDGLDEAGVAAALEAAGAPAGKVLRTDLRPTYAYVFVADEDVAAFEATHGKPHGERTLKVEQAKRK encoded by the coding sequence ATGAGCGACATCCAAGAGCCAAACGCGCCGGGGAGTCCGGCGCCTGACGAAGCCCCGACACGTCCCGCCGAGTACATCGCGGACATCGGCTTCGACGACATGAACCTGTCAGAGCCCATCCGCCTCGCCCTGGCGGAGCGCGGTTATACCAACCCCACCCCTGTCCAGGCCCGCGCCTTCCGGCCCGCCATCGAGGGAAAAGACCTCATCGTTCGCAGCAAGACGGGCACCGGCAAGACGGCCGCGTTCGGCCTGCCCCTGCTCGAAAAGATTCCCGCCGACGAGCGCCGCGTCCGAGCGCTCATCCTCTGCCCCACCCGCGAGCTGGCCCTTCAGGTGGCGGACGAGCTGAAGATGCTCGCCAAGCACAAGGGCCTGAAAATCGCGGCCATCTACGGCGGCGCCTCCATGAAGCAGCAGGAGGACGCGCTGGAGGAAGGCACCCCCATCATCGTCGGCACGCCGGGACGCGTGTTCGACCACATCAACCGCGGCAACCTGAAGCTCGACGCGTGTGACCACGCCGTCCTGGATGAAGCGGATGAGATGCTGAACCAGGGCTTCTACGAGGAAGTCACGCGCATCCTCGACCGCCTTCCCAAGACGCGCCAGGTGCTGCTCTTCAGCGCCACCGTCCCCACGGACATCCAGAACCTCATCGCGCGCTACACGACGAACGCGGAGACGCTGCTGCTGTCGGGCGACGTCTTCACGGTGGAGCACATCCACCACATCCGCTACGACGTGTCGGACGCCTTCCCCAAGCCGCGCAACCTCATCTACGTGCTGGAGAAGGAGGAGCCGCAGAACGCCATCATCTTCTGCAACACGCGGGATGACACGGCCCTGGTGACGGCGGTGCTCAACCGCAACGGCTTCGACGCGGAGCTGCTCAATGGCGACCTGCCGCAGAAGGAGCGCGAGCGGGTCATGGGCAAGGTGAAGCGCGGCGAGGTGGCCTTCATGGTCGCCACGGACATCGCGGCGCGCGGCATCGACATCTCCGGCCTGGAGTACGTCATCAACTACTCGCTGCCGGAGGACCCGGCGGTGTACCTGCACCGCGTGGGCCGCACCGGCCGCATCGGCAACAAGGGCACCGCCATCAACCTCTTCTCCGGGCGCGAGCTGGCCACGTACACCTCGCTGGAGAAGAAGTACGGCATCAAGTTCGACAAGCGTGAGATGCCGGCCCCGGAAGAGGCCATGCGCCTGTGGACGGAGCGCCACGTGCGCGAAATCCAGGAGGCCGCGGGCGGCTCCGTCTTCGAGGGCTTCCTGCCGCTGGCCGCGCAGCTCAAGCCCCGCGCGGACGCCGACGACCTCATCGCCTTCCTGCTGAAGTACTTCTTCAGCCACCTGCGCATGGAGAAGGCCGCCGCGGCGATGGCGGCGGAAGGGCGTGAGCCTCCGCAAGAGCGCAAGTTCGAGAGCCGCGAGGGCGGCCGGCGCGAGCGCGGCGAGCGGAAGGAGCGTGGCGAGCGCCGAGACCGTGAGCGCGACGACCGGCGCGAGAAGCGCGGCGAGTCCTCCGAGCGCGAGCGCGAGCGCCGGCCCCGCCGTGACGACGCGCGGCGCGAGCGCGGCGCTGAGAGTGGCCGCGGCGCGGCGGCGCTGGAGGCCGGTCCGGGCGAGGCGAAGCTGTGGGTGAACCTGGGGACCGCGGATGGCCTGGGGCCGGGCAGCATCGCCACGGCGCTGGAAGACGCGGGCGCCCCGGTGGGCAAGGTCGTGCGCGCCGAGCTGCGCCCCACCTTCGCCTATGTCTTCGTGGCGGAGGAGGACGCCGCCGCCTTCGAGACCATCAACGGCAAGCAGCACGGCGCCAAGACGCTGCGCGTGGAGAAGAGCAAGCCGCGCACGGAGCGTGACGCCACGCCCCGCCCGCCCCCGTCCCCGGACGCGGGCCCCGGCGAGGCGAAGCTGTGGATCAACCTGGGCATGGACGACGGCATGGACGAGGCGAAGCTGCCCGCCGCGCTGGAGGCCGCGGGCGCTCCGGCCGGCAAGGTGCTGCGCACCCTGCTGCGCCCCACCTACGGCTACGCCTACGTGGCCGAGGAGGACGCGCCCGGCTTCGAGGCCGTCAACGGCAAGCCCCACGGCGAGAAGGCGCTGAAGGTGGAGCGTCACCGTCCGCGGGGCGCACGCCCGGAGCGCCGTCCCCGCACGGAGGCCCTGCCGGAGGTTCCCGGCCAGACGCGCCTGTGGGTGGGTCTGGGCAAGCAGGACGGGCTGGACGAGGCGGGCGTCGCCGCCGCGCTGGAGGCCGCGGGCGCTCCGGCCGGCAAGGTGCTGCGCACGGACCTGCGCCCCACCTACGCCTATGTCTTCGTCGCCGACGAGGACGTGGCGGCCTTCGAAGCCACGCACGGCAAGCCCCACGGCGAGCGCACGCTCAAGGTGGAGCAGGCCAAGCGGAAGTAG
- a CDS encoding HsdM family class I SAM-dependent methyltransferase: MPRTAHRPLEVDEEKLVLQFPSLDRKAVGAFFTPAPLAERTLALALQHVGGGPLTVVDPSCGAGAFLTAASRLRPGVRLCGLELDPEVARLCQARVPEATVRAGDALRDGLEPLLATTPPDHQELWVGNPPYNGTSSVLKDPGTYARLRALLPLALMPGTSLRDDFAFFLLVAAHRLATRPGALAFIIPASFLDAFMYAPLRQSLLETLSLREVVDLGPGAFAGTQVRTCITVWSSLPGPHPAPRFERRGIGQHFTPEPPEWRLAPTAPEASALDARWRERGEPLTRLVPVSLPGVKTRFDELLVDADPERLLTRVKDFAATPEEALPEFAKAHGLPEELLPKLRALKAGPPLEVDASYVRPFYRYGGARHRGSVPPEARAYCYLDRRLVPRGDHRLRGPYDPHLGAVKLLFNVRELPLSAALLEDEGCVHDHRHARFAPLYVPQRLRDEGLGLTRSVKTRDELGPLVPNLSPRGLAWAERLGGPLPAFQALVRFLNGPEVQGIWAPAFGASRVVPVPLAEE; the protein is encoded by the coding sequence ATGCCTCGCACCGCGCATAGGCCGCTGGAAGTGGATGAGGAGAAGCTCGTCCTTCAATTCCCCAGCCTGGACCGTAAGGCCGTGGGTGCTTTCTTCACGCCTGCACCGCTGGCGGAACGCACCCTCGCGCTCGCGCTCCAGCACGTGGGCGGAGGCCCCCTCACGGTCGTGGACCCCTCGTGCGGCGCGGGCGCCTTCCTCACCGCCGCTTCGCGGCTGCGGCCCGGCGTCCGGCTCTGTGGCCTCGAGTTGGACCCCGAGGTCGCCCGCCTCTGCCAGGCCCGCGTGCCCGAGGCCACCGTGCGCGCGGGAGACGCGCTGCGAGACGGACTGGAGCCCCTGCTCGCCACCACTCCGCCGGACCACCAGGAGCTGTGGGTGGGCAACCCGCCCTACAACGGCACCTCCTCCGTGCTGAAGGACCCGGGCACCTATGCGCGGCTGCGCGCCCTGCTCCCACTGGCACTGATGCCTGGCACCAGCCTGCGAGACGACTTCGCCTTCTTCCTCCTGGTGGCCGCGCACCGGCTGGCCACCCGTCCCGGTGCGCTCGCCTTCATCATCCCCGCGAGCTTCCTCGACGCCTTCATGTACGCGCCGCTTCGCCAGTCGCTGCTGGAGACACTCTCCCTGCGCGAGGTGGTGGACCTGGGCCCCGGCGCCTTCGCGGGCACCCAGGTGCGGACCTGCATCACCGTGTGGAGCTCCCTCCCGGGCCCCCACCCCGCCCCGCGCTTCGAGCGGCGCGGCATCGGACAACACTTCACCCCCGAGCCCCCCGAGTGGCGGCTCGCCCCCACTGCGCCCGAGGCCTCCGCCCTGGACGCCCGCTGGCGAGAGCGTGGAGAGCCCCTGACGCGGCTCGTCCCCGTCAGCCTCCCCGGCGTGAAGACACGCTTCGACGAGCTGCTGGTGGACGCGGACCCGGAGCGACTCCTCACCCGCGTGAAGGACTTCGCGGCCACGCCCGAAGAAGCCCTGCCCGAGTTCGCGAAGGCCCACGGCCTGCCCGAAGAGCTGCTGCCCAAGCTGCGCGCATTGAAGGCCGGGCCACCGCTGGAGGTGGACGCCAGCTACGTGCGGCCCTTCTATCGCTACGGCGGCGCGCGCCACCGCGGCAGCGTGCCGCCCGAGGCCCGCGCCTACTGCTACCTGGACCGGCGGCTCGTCCCCCGCGGTGACCACCGGCTGCGCGGCCCCTATGACCCGCACCTGGGCGCGGTGAAGCTGCTCTTCAACGTGCGAGAGCTGCCCTTGTCGGCCGCGCTGCTGGAGGACGAAGGCTGCGTGCATGACCACCGCCACGCGCGCTTCGCCCCGCTCTACGTGCCGCAGCGCCTGCGCGACGAGGGCCTGGGCCTCACCCGGTCCGTGAAGACACGGGACGAACTGGGCCCGCTGGTGCCCAACCTCTCTCCCCGGGGCCTGGCATGGGCCGAACGCCTGGGCGGCCCCCTGCCCGCCTTCCAGGCCCTGGTCCGCTTCCTCAATGGGCCGGAAGTCCAAGGCATCTGGGCGCCCGCCTTCGGCGCCTCCCGCGTCGTGCCCGTGCCCCTCGCGGAGGAGTGA
- a CDS encoding sigma-70 family RNA polymerase sigma factor, with translation MANGRKRTKGTSPRPRVKRPASPGAGDVVDAEVEGVEVEAQTDPDSLEPDAAELAEVEPEAELDTPVVPPRALVRSAETGLTPRDPLQAYMAEVQRHPLLTREEELQLARHYKESGDVNAAYRLVASNLRLVVKLAHEYHRNPLSLLDLVQEGNIGLMQAVKKYDPERGVKLSSYAAWWIRAYILRYIMDNWKMVKLGTTEAQRKLFFKLRQEQEKLIAQGFEASPKLLAERLNVTEQDVVEMDQRLGHDEMSIDAPLGNDDDSRTTRADRYLPSNSMPADERLGAEQLKALFREKLSEFARTLEGKERFIFESRLVSDEPLTLQDIGDKYGVSRERARQIEAALINRMRDFMREQIPDFDLVASPKA, from the coding sequence ATGGCGAATGGGAGGAAAAGAACCAAAGGTACGTCCCCCCGACCCCGCGTGAAGCGGCCGGCCTCGCCCGGGGCTGGCGACGTCGTGGACGCCGAGGTGGAGGGGGTGGAGGTCGAGGCTCAAACCGACCCGGATTCACTGGAGCCGGACGCGGCGGAGCTGGCGGAGGTCGAACCGGAGGCCGAGCTGGACACCCCCGTGGTGCCCCCCCGAGCGCTCGTCCGCTCTGCGGAGACGGGGCTCACGCCCAGGGACCCTCTCCAGGCCTACATGGCCGAGGTGCAGCGCCATCCGCTCCTGACGCGGGAGGAAGAGCTCCAACTGGCCCGGCACTACAAGGAATCCGGGGATGTGAACGCCGCCTACCGGCTGGTGGCGTCCAACCTGCGCCTGGTCGTCAAGCTGGCCCACGAGTACCACCGCAACCCGTTGTCCCTGCTGGACCTGGTCCAGGAGGGCAACATCGGACTGATGCAGGCGGTGAAGAAGTACGACCCCGAGCGCGGCGTGAAGCTGAGCAGCTACGCCGCCTGGTGGATTCGCGCGTACATCCTCCGCTACATCATGGACAACTGGAAGATGGTGAAGCTGGGGACCACCGAGGCCCAGCGGAAGCTCTTCTTCAAGCTGCGCCAGGAGCAGGAAAAGCTCATCGCCCAGGGCTTCGAGGCCAGTCCCAAGCTGCTCGCCGAGCGGTTGAACGTCACCGAGCAGGACGTGGTGGAGATGGACCAGCGGCTGGGGCACGACGAGATGTCCATCGACGCGCCCCTGGGCAATGACGACGACTCGCGGACCACCCGTGCGGACCGCTACCTGCCGTCCAACTCGATGCCAGCGGACGAGCGCCTGGGCGCCGAGCAGCTCAAGGCCCTCTTCCGGGAGAAGCTGTCCGAGTTCGCCCGGACGCTGGAGGGCAAGGAGCGCTTCATCTTCGAGAGCCGCCTCGTCTCCGACGAGCCCCTGACGCTCCAGGACATCGGCGACAAGTACGGCGTCAGCCGGGAGCGGGCCCGGCAAATCGAGGCGGCCCTCATCAACCGGATGCGTGACTTCATGCGTGAACAAATCCCGGACTTCGACCTGGTGGCCAGTCCCAAGGCCTGA
- a CDS encoding superoxide dismutase family protein — protein sequence MKIRALLTAAALTAALPALAQEGAGTPPPADKKTQPKGQTAKAQVKDSEGKDVGEITLEQTKQGVLIKGKLSNLPPGQHAFHIHEVGKCEGPAFTTAGGHFNPTKKAHGLLAPKGKHQGDLPNLYVAQDGTVQFDIFSQNGLTLKSLFDKDGSAVVVHAKEDDYHTDPAGDAGGRIACGVVEKT from the coding sequence ATGAAGATTCGAGCCCTGCTCACCGCCGCCGCACTGACCGCCGCCCTCCCCGCACTGGCTCAGGAGGGCGCGGGCACGCCGCCGCCAGCGGACAAGAAGACGCAGCCCAAGGGCCAGACGGCCAAGGCCCAGGTGAAGGACTCCGAGGGCAAGGACGTGGGCGAAATCACCCTCGAGCAGACCAAGCAAGGCGTCCTCATCAAGGGCAAGCTGAGCAACCTGCCGCCGGGCCAGCACGCCTTCCACATCCACGAGGTGGGCAAGTGCGAGGGGCCCGCCTTCACCACGGCGGGCGGCCACTTCAACCCCACCAAGAAGGCCCACGGCCTGCTGGCGCCCAAGGGCAAGCACCAAGGCGACCTGCCCAACCTCTACGTGGCGCAGGACGGCACGGTGCAGTTCGACATCTTTTCGCAGAACGGTCTCACCCTGAAGTCGCTGTTCGACAAGGACGGCTCCGCGGTGGTGGTGCACGCCAAGGAGGACGACTACCACACCGATCCGGCGGGCGACGCGGGCGGCCGCATCGCCTGCGGCGTGGTGGAGAAGACCTAG
- a CDS encoding DUF4159 domain-containing protein, with protein sequence MSARRLTRRNLLLGTAALAPLLARRAHAFGEKNRFIPAVARHKGRWDTRLSGLRRIAWELQRRTSVEVVPDARPFPLSSPDLFEYPFLYFGGEGEFPPLEEAEVANLRRYLTYGGFMLADANDASDGAGFDASFRREMARVLPQSPLAEVPSKHVVFKSFFLLDAAPGRVLNKPQLMGCNLGKRAAVLYSQNDLAGAWSRNESGDYEFDVSPGGEPQRELAVRLGINVCMYALCLDYKDDAVHLPLILNKRR encoded by the coding sequence ATGTCCGCGCGGCGTCTGACCCGTCGAAACCTCCTGCTCGGCACCGCCGCGCTCGCCCCACTGCTGGCGCGGCGGGCGCATGCCTTCGGTGAGAAGAACCGCTTCATCCCCGCCGTGGCCCGTCACAAGGGCCGCTGGGATACACGGCTGTCCGGGCTGCGCCGCATCGCCTGGGAGCTGCAGCGCCGCACCTCCGTGGAAGTCGTGCCGGACGCGCGCCCGTTTCCGCTCAGTTCACCGGACCTCTTCGAATACCCGTTCCTCTACTTCGGCGGCGAGGGGGAGTTTCCCCCGCTGGAGGAGGCGGAGGTGGCCAACCTGCGCCGCTACCTGACGTACGGCGGCTTCATGCTCGCGGACGCCAACGATGCCAGCGACGGGGCCGGCTTCGATGCGTCCTTCCGCCGGGAGATGGCGCGGGTGCTGCCGCAGAGCCCGCTGGCCGAGGTGCCGTCGAAGCACGTGGTGTTCAAGTCCTTCTTCCTGTTGGACGCGGCACCCGGGCGGGTGCTCAACAAGCCCCAGTTGATGGGCTGCAACCTGGGCAAGCGCGCCGCGGTGCTGTACTCGCAGAACGACCTGGCCGGGGCGTGGAGCCGCAACGAGTCGGGTGACTACGAGTTCGACGTCTCGCCGGGTGGCGAGCCCCAGCGCGAGCTGGCGGTGCGGTTGGGCATCAACGTGTGCATGTATGCCCTCTGCCTGGACTACAAGGACGATGCCGTCCACCTGCCGCTCATCCTCAACAAGCGGCGCTGA